A stretch of DNA from Leptotrichia sp. oral taxon 215 str. W9775:
CACATTATATTACAAAAGGGCATTTTACAGTACCTGCCAAAAAAATTGCGGCAGGAATAAGTAAATTTTACTGTGAAAAATGTGATGCACTGATAGTTCCTACGAGAAAAGTTGAAGATATACTATACTCCTACGATGTTGATAAAGTGATGAACATAATTCCTACAGGACTTGATTTGGACAGATTTTACCGTGAAAACTATACAGATGAAGAAATAAACTTCATGAGGGAAAGTTTTGGAGTGGAAGATGATGAGTTCTTATGTGTATATATTGGAAGAATAGCACAGGAAAAAAGTATAGATGTACTTATTGATATGTTTTCAAAAATTGAAGATAAAAAATTTAAGTTTATGATAGTTGGAAGAGGGCCTGTAACAGATGATTTAAAAAAACAGGCAGAAAATCTTGGAATAGCTGACAGAGTTATATTTGCAGGGGAAGTTCCTCATGATAAAGTAGCTATTTACTATCAGATGGGAGATGTATTCCTAAATGCCAGTGTTTCTGAGACACAGGGGCTTACCTTTGTAGAAGCGATGGCAGCTGAAACACCAGTGAATGCCAGATTTGACTTAAATCTTGAAGATCTTCTGGTAAAGAATGAAGCGGGGCTCGTTTATCGTAATGAAGAAGAATTTGTAAATAATATAATGCTTTTGAAAAATGATAAAGAATTTAGGGACAAAATAGTTGAAAATGCCTTTAATGTTTCTCAGGACTACACTGCAGAAAAATTTGGGGAAAGAGTGGAGGCAGTCTATAAAAAAACAATAGAGGAGTATGATGTAAATGAAAGTTTTACTATTTTCAGAGGGGAAAAATACATTCAGCAGATCAGGCGTTGGGCAAGCATTAAATCATCAGGTAGAAGCCCTTGGAGCAAATAATGTTGATTTTACCCTTGAACCTGAAGACGACTATGATTTAGTGCATATAAATACAATTGGACTCAAGTCATGGCAAGTTTTAAAAAATGCAAAAAAGAAAGGTAAACCTGTTATTTATCACACACATACAACATATGAGGATTTTAAGGGAAGTGTAAAGTTCAGTAACCAGCTGGCACCATTAATAAAATTCTGGGCTAAGAAACTTTATAACAGTGCTGATTACCTTATATCTCCCACAGAGTACACTAAAAATCTCATAAAGGAAAAATATTTAACATCTCCAAAAGAAATAAGGGTCATTTCAAATGGAGTAGATACTCAGAATTTTTCCAAAAGGGAAGAGCTTGAAAAAAGATTCAGGGAAGAGTATAAAATTGATAAGTCATTTATTATAACGGCAGGTCTGCCATTTGAAAGAAAAGGTATTATGGATTTTGTAAAAATAGTGAAAAAATGTAAGGACTATCAGTTTTTCTGGTTTGGTTCCTCCAGCATAAAACCTATGCTTCCTAAAAAAATACAGAATATAATTGAAAATCCCCCTAAAAATTTGATTTTTCCAGGATTTGTAGATAAGGAAATATTGATAGGGGCATTTAGTGGAGCAAAAGCTTTTCTTTTTATGACTTATGAAGAAAATGAAGGAATTGTAGTACTTGAAGCACTTTCATCGAAACTGCCTGTTGTTGTGAGAGATATTCCTGTGTATGAAAACTGGCTGGAGGATGGAAAAAATTGTTTCAAGGCCAGAAATAACGAAGAATTTTATGAAAAAATAGTAAATATCGCAGAAGATAAAGTTGAAAATTTAAATGAAATAGTAGAAAATGCCTATAAATTAGCTGAAGAAAGAGATCTTAAAAATATAGGAAAAAAATATAGGGATTACTATGAATATATATTAAATAATGCAAAAAAATAGAATTAGGGACATGAACCATGAAATTTAGAAATTTAAGGTCATGTCTTTTTTTATTTCTGGAAAAATTACATAAATTGAAAAATTATCTGATATATTTATGGAAATATTTTAATTATTAGAACAAAACTAAAGATACTAAACTATTAAAATCAGATGCAGACTATAAATTTTATGTGGGACAGAGATTATCATCCTTTTTTGGAAATATTGGAATGGGTGGAACATATGGCGAGATGGAATTATCCCTTAATGGAGTGAAGGGAAGTGTAAGAAATGGTTATTCTATTTTGACGGCATTAAAATCAAGCAGTACTTTAGGGTATGGATTTCAATGGAGCAATACTTTTGAAAATGAATATATGGATTATAATAACTATAAGGGAGCAATTAGAAGCAAGGTGGAAAGCCTGTTCCGTTGGACATATGAACTGAGAAGAAACTGGGCATTTTCTCCTGAAATTAGTGTTAAAGCAGAAAAATATTTTTCAATCAATGAAAAAAATTATACTTTTGAGGCTGTTGTTGCCCCTTATATTATGTATTCCCAAAATGTTACAGATAAATTCAGAGTTTATGCTAAAGCGGTGCCTGCATATAGAGTTGATAAAAGTAGATATGGAGAAGCTTCAGAAAGCAGATCTAAGTTTGCAGGATATGCTAAGTTAGGGGTAGAATATATTTTCTAAGGCTTTTAAGATAAAGGACAAAGCAGTCTGTGATAAAATTTTCAGGCTATATGATAATTATTGAAAGGATTTAATATGAAAAAATATGGATTGCTGTTATTTCTTATACTTTCAATTTCATGTTTTTCAGAAAATAAGAAGTCACAA
This window harbors:
- a CDS encoding glycosyltransferase, which translates into the protein MRVGIFTDTYRPQVNGVVSSISTLERELRKKGHKVYIITTTDPDAPAVEPNVLRIPSMEFKPLPQYRLGLLYSPKIIKKIKKLNLDIIHSQTEWGVGTFARFAAVNLEIPLVHTYHTLYEYYTHYITKGHFTVPAKKIAAGISKFYCEKCDALIVPTRKVEDILYSYDVDKVMNIIPTGLDLDRFYRENYTDEEINFMRESFGVEDDEFLCVYIGRIAQEKSIDVLIDMFSKIEDKKFKFMIVGRGPVTDDLKKQAENLGIADRVIFAGEVPHDKVAIYYQMGDVFLNASVSETQGLTFVEAMAAETPVNARFDLNLEDLLVKNEAGLVYRNEEEFVNNIMLLKNDKEFRDKIVENAFNVSQDYTAEKFGERVEAVYKKTIEEYDVNESFTIFRGEKYIQQIRRWASIKSSGRSPWSK
- a CDS encoding glycosyltransferase family 4 protein, producing the protein MKVLLFSEGKNTFSRSGVGQALNHQVEALGANNVDFTLEPEDDYDLVHINTIGLKSWQVLKNAKKKGKPVIYHTHTTYEDFKGSVKFSNQLAPLIKFWAKKLYNSADYLISPTEYTKNLIKEKYLTSPKEIRVISNGVDTQNFSKREELEKRFREEYKIDKSFIITAGLPFERKGIMDFVKIVKKCKDYQFFWFGSSSIKPMLPKKIQNIIENPPKNLIFPGFVDKEILIGAFSGAKAFLFMTYEENEGIVVLEALSSKLPVVVRDIPVYENWLEDGKNCFKARNNEEFYEKIVNIAEDKVENLNEIVENAYKLAEERDLKNIGKKYRDYYEYILNNAKK